The following are encoded in a window of uncultured Sphaerochaeta sp. genomic DNA:
- a CDS encoding ABC transporter substrate-binding protein, with protein sequence MKNKILLIALVALLATGMLFAQGAKEEKEGPLEITFWSLFTGGDGEFFDAMVDEFNASQDEIVMKNDMVKFDNYYTKLTTALSAKTAPDVVVVHQGNLLNYVPSGSLLALDSYVDAQTLEDFQAAPLDACRFDGKLYSLPFDVHPIVMYYNTDLLAEAGITEVPESAQEFIDASLAVKQATGKWGMAIDNTTGVYKAYTLSRLFISMLAQQGGSLLTDDASAPAFNNAYGEKALVWLQDLVHEYAVNPSELDYDAAMNTFKLGDAAFYFNGVWATGTLEKQDGLNFAAAPLPPIMGGEAAWAGSHTLAIPVQKDQDPERVEAAMTFIKWMTSHGEMWAKAGHIPTRKSVAEKAEMQALPYRADYAAAAAFALPTPRTPAWEEIYGTLSDKLEYAVTKNQNPKAALADMEQTVKDIIASY encoded by the coding sequence ATGAAAAACAAGATCTTATTGATCGCTTTGGTCGCTCTATTGGCAACTGGTATGCTTTTTGCCCAAGGGGCAAAAGAAGAGAAGGAAGGCCCACTTGAGATTACCTTCTGGTCGCTGTTTACCGGAGGAGATGGGGAATTCTTCGATGCAATGGTTGACGAATTCAACGCTTCACAGGATGAGATTGTTATGAAGAATGACATGGTGAAGTTTGACAACTACTACACCAAACTCACCACCGCTCTTTCTGCAAAGACTGCTCCGGACGTAGTAGTGGTTCACCAGGGCAACCTCTTGAATTATGTACCGAGTGGATCCTTGCTGGCCCTCGACTCCTATGTCGATGCACAGACCCTTGAGGATTTCCAGGCAGCTCCCCTGGATGCCTGCCGTTTCGATGGCAAGCTCTACTCGCTCCCGTTCGATGTCCATCCGATCGTCATGTACTACAACACCGATCTGTTGGCAGAAGCTGGTATCACTGAAGTTCCCGAGAGTGCTCAGGAGTTCATCGATGCTTCCTTGGCTGTGAAACAGGCTACCGGTAAGTGGGGCATGGCAATCGACAACACCACTGGTGTCTACAAGGCCTACACCTTGAGCCGTCTGTTCATTTCCATGCTCGCTCAGCAGGGCGGAAGTTTGCTTACCGATGATGCATCAGCCCCTGCTTTCAATAATGCATATGGAGAGAAGGCACTTGTTTGGTTGCAGGACTTGGTACATGAGTATGCAGTGAACCCCTCTGAGCTGGACTACGATGCTGCCATGAACACCTTCAAACTTGGTGATGCTGCATTCTACTTCAATGGTGTTTGGGCAACCGGTACCTTGGAGAAGCAGGATGGACTGAACTTTGCTGCTGCACCGCTTCCTCCAATCATGGGTGGGGAGGCCGCATGGGCAGGCTCACACACCTTGGCTATCCCGGTACAGAAAGACCAGGATCCTGAACGTGTTGAAGCAGCCATGACCTTCATCAAGTGGATGACCAGCCATGGTGAGATGTGGGCAAAAGCAGGACATATTCCTACCCGTAAGAGCGTAGCAGAGAAAGCAGAGATGCAGGCACTGCCCTATCGTGCAGATTATGCTGCAGCAGCAGCCTTTGCACTGCCTACTCCACGTACACCGGCATGGGAAGAGATTTATGGGACCTTGAGTGACAAGCTTGAATATGCAGTGACCAAGAACCAGAACCCCAAGGCAGCACTTGCTGACATGGAGCAGACGGTTAAGGACATCATAGCTTCCTACTAA